The DNA region GGCGGTGACCACCAGGCCGCCCCGGCCGTCCGGCACGGAGCGGCCGTTCAGCCGCATCCGGCGCCGGGCGGCCGGGTCGAGCGCGATGGTGCCGACCTCGGCGGGCGCGGCCAGGGCCGCGGCCAGCGGGTCGTCGTCGTCCGGGCGGGCGGCCACCGTCAGGGTGTGCTCGTCGGCGGCCCGGAGGAAGCCCTGTGCGCCGCTGAGCTGGGTGGCCCAGAGGCGGCCGTCGGCGTCCGCCGCGCCGACCACCAGCATCCGCCGCTCGGTCAGGAAGCGGGCGGCCACGGCGGGGATCGTGCTGCCGATGGCGCGTCCGGAGTGGTCGGCCCGGTCCAGCCGGCCGGCCCGGGCCTGGGCGGCCCGTTCGCCGGGGTGGTAGGGCGTGGCGGTGGTCATGGCGCGCCTCCCGGTGTTCGTCCGGTCTAGAAGAAACCGCAGGTCGGGGCGGACCCGGAGGGGGCTTCGGCGCCGGTCGCGTCGACGCCCTGCGGGGTGTAGACCTCCAGCCGGATGCCGTCCGGGTCGGTGAAGAAGATCCCGCCGGAGGCCGCGCCCTCACCGTGCGGGACGACGCCGTCGTGGGCGAACGCGGCGCCGAGTTCGCGCAGCAGCGCCTCGGCGGCGCGGACCTCGTCGAGCGTGTCGACCTGGAAGGAGAGGTGGTGCAGGCCGGGGGCGGCGGTGGCGAAGGTGCCCTCGCTCTGCTGCCAGAGGGTGAGCACCGGGCGGCCGTCGCGGCCGAGGAAGGCGAACCGCTGTGCGGGGTCGGTGCCCTCCTTGAGCAGCTCCAGGCCGAGGACGCGCCGGTAGAAGGCGACCGAGCGGGCGAGGTCGGTGACGTTGAGGCCCACGTGGCCGGTCTGGAGGGTGCTGCTGATGGTGCCGGACATGCCTGACTCCCCTGGTCAGGGCGCCTCGTGGCGCCGCTGGCTAACCGTTGTAAGCGACAGTAACGGTTAGGTCGAGCGGGCGTCAACCATTACTGGCGGGCGAAGTGGTTAGATGGGCCCCCGGTCGTGGCCGGACCATGACAAGGCTCGGGGTGGGTGGTACGGAGGACCGGCGCCGGGCGGCGGCGGAGGAGGAGCGGGAGGGGACTACTCCCACTCCCAGCGGATGCCGATGTGGCCCGGCTGCTGGTCCGGGGCGAGCACGTGGGCGCTGGCGGAGGCGCCGATCCAGAGCTGCTCGCGGCGGCGGTCGACGTCCGCACCCGGGTCCCGGTCGTACCGCTCGCAGTGCGCCGGAACCCTCGCCGGGTCGAAGTGCACCTGGAGCACGTACTCGCGCACCGGGCTGGCGAAGCGGCGGCTGTACTCCGTGGTCTCGGCGCCGCCGGACGGGATCTCCACCTCGTACTCGAAGACCGTGCTGTCGCCGAGCCCCAGCGGCCGGTCCAGCATCACCTCGCCGACGATCAGGCCGGCGTCCGGTCGGCGGCGGACCCGGCCGAGCCGGCCGTGCCGGACCCCGGTGATCTCCGGGCAGCCGGTGGCCTCCTCGTCGGCCTTGTGCACGACCAGGCAGCGGGTCACCCCGGCCACCGTCGCCCGGACCACCTGGCGCATCCGCAGCAGGTTGCCGCGCCGGTCGGCGTCCACGTAGTACGAGTCGTGGATCGAGAGCCGCTCCAGCTCGCCGGCCGGCGGCGCGTCCAGCTCGGCGAACACGTCGGCGATCTCCTGCTCGCCCGGCCAGACGTCCTCCAGCCGCAGGTGGCTGGCGCCGGCGTTGGCGGCCCAGCGGCCGCGCGGACGGGGCGGGCCGAGCAGCGAGGAGAGGGTGGAGTGCGGCAGGCCGAGCAGCTCCTCCAGCAGGTGCACGGCGCGCAGCGAGCTGGCCCGCTCGGGCTGGCTGCGCCCGCGCCGCCAGTAACTCAGCGTGGTGACACTGACCCTGACGCCCCGTTGGGCGAGCGCGGCCCGGATCCGGTCCAGGCTGAGGCCGCTGGCCTCGATCGCGAGGTGCAGGGTGTCGGCGAAGCCGCCGGTCGGGCTCGGGCGTCCGGCGGACGCGGTGGCCGGCGGCTGCAGGGCGGGCGGCTGGAGGGCGGGCTGGGCGGGCGCGGGCGCGGTGGCG from Kitasatospora sp. NBC_00458 includes:
- a CDS encoding VOC family protein, with the protein product MSGTISSTLQTGHVGLNVTDLARSVAFYRRVLGLELLKEGTDPAQRFAFLGRDGRPVLTLWQQSEGTFATAAPGLHHLSFQVDTLDEVRAAEALLRELGAAFAHDGVVPHGEGAASGGIFFTDPDGIRLEVYTPQGVDATGAEAPSGSAPTCGFF